The following proteins come from a genomic window of Legionella cherrii:
- a CDS encoding outer membrane protein, with amino-acid sequence MLRKIYWGAVVSLVLANPSFAGFYLGAGIGPEYAQFTQKSHVFDNHGNFNVIDEQNFSGAGIFGTFFGGYSWIRNRFYLAAEANFNPSSVQYRLVNKEYINHDFKKTSFTIHYSEGVSALPGFLLTEDAVVYGRIGYANGHVALHNSDNTVRSSVANRSGIRYGVGVRYNLTTQWMLMADYSQTNYEKFSSHVFEPFGGVTKNTRIYPVSAQFAFGVIYNFEKPKPVFVK; translated from the coding sequence ATGTTAAGGAAGATTTATTGGGGAGCTGTGGTTTCTTTAGTGCTAGCTAATCCTTCGTTTGCTGGATTTTATCTGGGGGCTGGGATTGGACCTGAATATGCCCAATTTACGCAAAAATCTCATGTTTTTGATAATCATGGTAACTTTAATGTGATAGATGAACAGAATTTTTCAGGCGCTGGTATTTTCGGCACTTTTTTTGGAGGTTATTCCTGGATACGCAATCGGTTTTATTTGGCAGCTGAAGCCAATTTTAATCCAAGCTCAGTTCAATATCGATTGGTTAATAAAGAGTACATTAATCATGATTTCAAGAAAACGTCATTCACCATTCACTATAGTGAGGGAGTAAGCGCATTGCCAGGTTTCTTGCTAACAGAGGATGCTGTAGTTTATGGACGAATTGGTTATGCGAATGGTCATGTTGCACTTCATAACTCAGATAACACGGTACGTAGTTCAGTAGCAAATCGTAGTGGCATTCGTTACGGTGTTGGAGTTCGCTATAATCTTACCACGCAATGGATGTTGATGGCGGATTATAGTCAAACCAATTACGAGAAATTCAGCAGTCACGTTTTTGAGCCTTTTGGTGGGGTTACCAAAAATACTCGCATTTATCCAGTTTCTGCACAATTTGCTTTTGGGGTTATTTATAATTTTGAAAAACCGAAACCAGTTTTTGTTAAGTAA
- a CDS encoding cupin-like domain-containing protein, whose product MKIMDVKTIDYFYGDEEKIKNILYKSKEPLLIKIKNFEGNFDLDYFEKHIQADTTYATFENNRRVAHQPADFGTIIAKIKQNMPYRIFGQILTEKQSAEIEKHIPLWQHIPLRPRYFNKTLKVIYFFGGQNTHTYMHYDREHCSNLHVCLSGRKRFLLFTQDQSEALYKLPFVSDSLIDFSRPLEEINQEYPRSKQAEGYRVTLEKGDMLFMPRNCWHYTEYLEPSSSACYIFYPQKILHIYGYFTGYFFLGFKEPTGFLISNWPIVKKFSERYALATGVKKYLMKLVEFMIFPIILPIVSILAIIAHKLRPRRVY is encoded by the coding sequence ATGAAAATTATGGATGTGAAAACCATAGATTATTTTTATGGCGACGAAGAGAAAATCAAGAATATTCTCTATAAGTCTAAGGAGCCTCTGCTCATAAAAATAAAAAACTTTGAGGGTAACTTTGATTTAGATTATTTCGAAAAACACATTCAAGCCGACACAACCTATGCTACTTTTGAAAATAATCGTCGCGTTGCACATCAACCCGCTGATTTTGGGACAATAATCGCTAAAATAAAACAAAATATGCCCTACCGAATATTCGGTCAAATTCTTACCGAAAAACAGTCAGCTGAGATTGAAAAACATATCCCCCTTTGGCAACATATTCCCTTAAGGCCAAGATACTTCAATAAGACTTTAAAAGTAATCTATTTTTTTGGTGGCCAAAACACCCATACCTATATGCATTATGACAGAGAGCATTGCAGCAACCTTCATGTATGTTTAAGCGGTAGAAAGAGATTTTTATTATTCACTCAAGATCAGAGTGAAGCGCTGTATAAACTTCCTTTTGTGAGCGATAGCTTGATTGACTTTAGCCGACCTTTGGAAGAAATAAATCAAGAGTATCCAAGATCAAAACAAGCTGAAGGGTATAGAGTGACCCTTGAAAAAGGAGATATGTTGTTTATGCCAAGAAATTGTTGGCATTATACTGAATATCTCGAGCCGTCTTCTTCCGCGTGCTATATTTTTTATCCTCAAAAAATACTGCATATTTATGGGTATTTTACAGGATATTTTTTCCTGGGGTTTAAAGAGCCAACTGGTTTTTTGATTAGTAATTGGCCGATTGTTAAAAAATTTAGTGAACGGTATGCTTTAGCAACTGGAGTAAAAAAATATCTGATGAAATTGGTTGAGTTTATGATATTTCCAATTATATTGCCTATTGTAAGTATACTTGCCATTATTGCCCATAAATTAAGACCCCGCCGCGTTTACTAA
- a CDS encoding DUF488 family protein, whose amino-acid sequence MPELFTIGHSTHSLQEFLEIVHAHQISHLVDVRTIPRSRTVPWFNREEFRKSLEKEKIAYIHVPNLGGLRKVNKNSINIGWRNASFRGYADYMQTNEFLAGLDELNDIIKKGHKVVIMCAEAVPWRCHRSLIADAELIRNYVVWHIMNKTTANPHQLTSFAVVNKEKNPVQIYYP is encoded by the coding sequence ATGCCTGAGCTTTTTACGATCGGACATTCAACGCATTCTTTGCAAGAATTTCTTGAAATCGTTCACGCACATCAAATTTCTCACCTTGTTGATGTGCGAACTATTCCTAGATCGCGTACCGTTCCCTGGTTTAATAGAGAAGAGTTTAGAAAATCACTCGAAAAAGAAAAAATTGCATACATACACGTACCTAATTTAGGTGGTTTACGAAAGGTTAATAAAAACTCCATCAATATCGGATGGCGAAATGCAAGTTTTCGAGGCTATGCCGATTACATGCAAACAAATGAATTTCTTGCAGGACTTGATGAATTAAATGACATAATAAAAAAAGGGCATAAAGTGGTAATCATGTGTGCAGAAGCAGTGCCATGGCGATGCCATCGCTCACTTATTGCTGATGCAGAACTGATTCGCAATTACGTTGTTTGGCACATAATGAATAAAACCACTGCCAATCCTCATCAACTCACTTCTTTTGCAGTGGTGAATAAAGAGAAGAATCCAGTGCAAATTTATTATCCATAA
- a CDS encoding TM0106 family RecB-like putative nuclease — translation MYIESSHLVFSPSDLTQFMESPFVSWIEHLAVVHPDLLPSPDAKNELVDVLQHLGNQHELDLLTQFKQQGLSVVNLHQQADTYDSTLIAMKSGADVIYQAHLQLLPFQGYADFLIKIPGKSRFGDYCYEVWDTKLAKSVKPSFLLQLCCYAEMLEAMQGGGAEFITVVLGNQEQRRFRTADYLYFYQNLKQQFLSAHQNFDFTECPDPAASKNWGRWSNYAEELLTRADHLIQVATITSGQVKKLQQADINTMTELAHTTCSWVKGIKPERFVRLQAQAKIQKASRGKEIPLYQLMPHVPGQKQGLALLPPASPHDIFFDIEGFPLEEGGLEYLWGVTYFDEKAQRQYKDFWAHNAEQEKEAFQGFVMWAYQRWQEDPKMHIYHYANYEISACRRLMGRYGVCEDEVDQLLRNEVFVDLYKIVKNSLIVGEPRYSIKNIEHLYRGKRNTEVGSGGDSVVVYEHWREKPDGENWQTSKILNDIRAYNIDDCNSTQELVDWLRERQLEQGICYLGKTEPVALEVKTELSERIQLRDRLLMEAERLKAEGDLQRAKINLIFAWSIEFHRREAKPVFWRMFDRLGLTGEELLDDIDCLAFCRRTAKPPYKTSPRSRNLAYEYFFDPEQEFKGNAKQYFILGEETEDGKAVAANYCEEGSDLEHGIIVLQMKNEPDDPITLVPNEYVDPHSIPEAIAKQAASFEQGLLENTAILDFLSKSYPRINDHQRGFAIAPSHDPKKRLEEIIHAVLNLNNSYLTLQGPPGAGKTYTGKHLIAALVQKGKKIGISSNSHKAINNLLLNTVAYCHEEGIKGHFACTRNTEEQIEALNIAVLENKQIIDFIQPGCVVGTTVWGFAREELADAFDYLFIDEAGQVSVANLIAMSRSTRNIILMGDQMQLGQPSQGSHPEESGLSILDYLVHTTPTIPDSMGVFLGTTYRMHPAVNQFISEAIYEGKLETDPQNAQQIIKVPEGYKGVLNKEAGIIPISVFHEGNTQASDEEVEQIVLLTQKLLGRTFKEKKGLLRTIGWKDILFVAPYNHQVSKLKAALGEQAKVGSVDKFQGQEAPIVFLSMCASNVDESPRGLSFLFDKNRINVAISRAQCLAIVVYSPTLLEATPTNIEQIAMMNVFCRLVKH, via the coding sequence ATGTACATCGAATCGAGCCATTTAGTCTTCTCACCCTCCGATCTGACTCAGTTTATGGAAAGTCCTTTTGTATCCTGGATAGAGCATCTTGCAGTGGTGCATCCTGATTTATTACCCTCACCTGATGCGAAAAATGAATTAGTGGATGTACTGCAACATTTGGGAAATCAACACGAGTTGGATCTCTTGACCCAATTTAAACAACAAGGATTATCCGTTGTTAATTTACATCAACAGGCTGACACCTATGATTCAACTTTAATTGCAATGAAAAGCGGCGCTGATGTGATTTATCAAGCGCATTTACAATTGCTTCCATTTCAGGGATATGCTGATTTCTTAATAAAAATACCAGGTAAGAGTCGATTTGGGGATTATTGTTATGAGGTTTGGGACACCAAGCTCGCCAAATCAGTGAAACCTAGTTTTCTGTTGCAATTATGTTGTTATGCAGAAATGCTCGAAGCCATGCAAGGCGGGGGAGCTGAATTCATCACTGTGGTTTTGGGAAATCAGGAACAGAGACGCTTTCGTACGGCAGATTATTTGTATTTCTACCAAAATTTGAAGCAGCAGTTTTTATCGGCGCATCAGAATTTTGATTTCACAGAGTGTCCCGATCCGGCTGCATCTAAAAATTGGGGAAGATGGAGTAATTATGCCGAGGAGCTATTAACAAGAGCGGATCATTTAATTCAGGTAGCAACCATTACCTCAGGACAAGTCAAAAAGTTGCAGCAAGCGGACATTAATACGATGACCGAATTAGCTCATACCACATGTTCTTGGGTAAAAGGGATAAAGCCAGAGCGTTTTGTGCGTTTGCAAGCACAAGCCAAAATTCAAAAAGCAAGCAGAGGTAAGGAAATCCCCTTATATCAATTAATGCCTCATGTTCCAGGACAAAAGCAGGGCTTGGCGCTTTTACCACCTGCATCACCGCATGATATTTTTTTCGATATTGAAGGTTTTCCTCTTGAAGAAGGGGGCTTGGAGTATCTATGGGGAGTGACTTATTTTGATGAAAAAGCCCAACGTCAATATAAAGATTTTTGGGCACATAACGCGGAACAGGAAAAAGAAGCTTTTCAAGGGTTTGTGATGTGGGCCTATCAACGTTGGCAAGAAGATCCAAAAATGCATATTTATCATTATGCCAATTATGAAATTTCTGCATGTCGACGACTCATGGGGCGATATGGTGTTTGTGAAGATGAAGTCGATCAGCTCTTGCGTAATGAAGTATTTGTTGATTTATATAAGATTGTCAAAAACTCACTGATTGTTGGGGAGCCGCGCTATTCAATTAAAAATATAGAGCATTTATACCGCGGTAAACGAAATACTGAGGTAGGTTCAGGAGGCGACTCCGTCGTTGTTTATGAGCATTGGCGAGAAAAACCAGATGGGGAAAATTGGCAAACATCAAAAATATTAAATGATATTCGCGCTTACAATATTGATGATTGCAATTCTACTCAGGAATTAGTTGATTGGCTGAGGGAACGGCAATTAGAGCAAGGTATTTGTTACTTAGGTAAAACCGAACCTGTTGCGCTTGAAGTGAAGACAGAATTGAGTGAGCGTATTCAATTACGCGATCGATTGTTGATGGAAGCAGAACGCTTGAAGGCAGAGGGGGATTTGCAACGCGCTAAAATCAACCTGATTTTTGCATGGTCTATTGAGTTCCACCGACGTGAAGCCAAGCCAGTGTTTTGGCGTATGTTTGATCGATTGGGACTCACTGGAGAGGAGCTACTCGATGATATTGATTGTTTGGCCTTTTGCCGGCGAACTGCTAAGCCACCGTACAAGACCTCCCCAAGATCACGCAATTTGGCCTATGAATATTTTTTTGATCCGGAACAGGAATTTAAAGGGAATGCGAAACAGTATTTTATTTTAGGCGAGGAAACCGAAGACGGTAAGGCTGTTGCGGCCAATTATTGTGAAGAGGGTAGTGATCTGGAACATGGAATTATTGTATTACAAATGAAAAATGAACCCGATGATCCGATTACTTTAGTTCCCAATGAATATGTTGATCCACATTCAATTCCTGAAGCGATTGCGAAGCAGGCTGCGTCATTTGAACAGGGGTTACTAGAGAATACTGCGATACTCGATTTTCTGAGCAAATCCTATCCGCGCATCAACGATCATCAACGAGGATTCGCCATCGCACCAAGTCATGATCCTAAGAAGCGATTAGAGGAGATCATTCATGCGGTTTTAAATTTAAATAACAGCTATCTTACCCTGCAAGGTCCTCCGGGTGCAGGTAAAACCTATACTGGAAAACATTTAATCGCAGCGCTTGTGCAAAAAGGAAAAAAAATAGGAATTTCCTCAAACAGCCACAAGGCGATTAATAACTTATTGTTGAATACTGTTGCCTATTGCCATGAGGAGGGAATAAAAGGACATTTTGCTTGTACACGTAATACAGAGGAACAAATTGAAGCGTTAAATATCGCCGTCTTGGAGAATAAACAGATCATCGATTTTATTCAGCCTGGATGTGTAGTAGGTACTACTGTTTGGGGGTTTGCTCGAGAAGAATTAGCTGATGCTTTTGATTATTTATTTATTGATGAGGCAGGGCAAGTCAGTGTTGCCAATTTGATTGCGATGAGCCGCTCAACACGCAATATTATTTTAATGGGTGATCAAATGCAGTTGGGTCAGCCTTCCCAAGGAAGTCATCCCGAAGAAAGTGGTTTATCCATATTGGATTACTTAGTACATACAACCCCTACTATCCCTGATTCTATGGGGGTTTTTTTAGGAACTACCTATAGAATGCATCCGGCAGTGAATCAATTCATTAGCGAGGCGATTTATGAAGGCAAGCTGGAAACTGACCCTCAAAATGCTCAGCAAATAATAAAGGTTCCCGAGGGTTATAAGGGGGTTCTAAATAAAGAGGCTGGTATTATTCCTATATCGGTTTTTCATGAGGGAAATACACAAGCCAGTGATGAGGAAGTGGAGCAGATTGTGTTATTAACCCAAAAGCTCTTGGGGAGAACCTTTAAGGAAAAAAAAGGCTTACTAAGAACGATTGGTTGGAAGGATATTCTTTTTGTTGCTCCCTACAATCATCAAGTAAGCAAATTAAAAGCAGCACTGGGTGAGCAGGCTAAAGTGGGTAGTGTGGATAAGTTTCAAGGACAAGAGGCTCCAATTGTTTTTTTGAGTATGTGTGCCAGTAATGTGGATGAATCACCCCGAGGACTTAGTTTTCTCTTTGATAAAAACAGAATCAATGTTGCGATATCAAGAGCGCAGTGTTTGGCGATCGTGGTATATTCCCCAACTTTACTCGAGGCGACTCCAACAAACATCGAGCAGATTGCGATGATGAATGTATTTTGCCGATTGGTGAAACATTAG
- a CDS encoding class I SAM-dependent methyltransferase: protein MNDLITENNIKTYGQALKQIRSLLRRVTVHPSEVKLIKNQIQESYKSFAHIIFDKSFLNWGLWNRQVYSEYAALNFDFSKICTIQDIYSPLLVFFLIRPLVKMQFFDKKLLEIGCGNGIGLKVSSELLKTKYALGVDLTKELVNHAKHNFYTENKINYIQSDAECLPFENNSFDIITNLESSHLYPRIELFFSEVERILSPNGFFCYSDLSIKDKLQAKKFEEYLETSNSLKVIQKVNITRMVQSAIYNRLVVNEKKILPYIDSMMGDDEELQDFVSSMGLAFLPWWFFLFKKSALRQMAKKERKRNLIYGKKYYFYYLVQKVNR from the coding sequence ATGAATGATTTAATCACGGAAAATAACATTAAAACTTATGGCCAGGCTTTAAAGCAAATTCGTTCCTTATTGAGACGAGTGACGGTTCATCCCTCAGAAGTAAAGTTAATTAAAAATCAAATTCAAGAGAGCTATAAAAGCTTTGCACATATTATTTTTGATAAGTCCTTTTTGAACTGGGGATTATGGAATAGACAAGTATATAGTGAATATGCTGCATTGAACTTTGATTTTTCAAAAATATGTACGATACAAGATATATATTCGCCCTTACTTGTCTTTTTTCTAATAAGACCATTGGTAAAGATGCAATTTTTTGATAAAAAACTGCTTGAAATTGGCTGTGGAAATGGTATTGGTTTAAAGGTGAGTTCCGAATTACTCAAAACAAAATATGCTTTAGGTGTTGATTTAACGAAAGAATTAGTAAACCATGCAAAGCATAATTTCTACACCGAAAATAAGATCAATTATATTCAATCTGATGCAGAATGTTTGCCTTTTGAAAATAACAGTTTTGATATTATAACAAACCTTGAGAGCTCTCATCTTTATCCGCGAATTGAGCTATTTTTTTCAGAAGTTGAGCGCATTTTGTCCCCTAATGGTTTTTTTTGTTATTCAGATCTGAGTATTAAAGACAAATTACAGGCAAAAAAATTTGAAGAATATCTTGAGACAAGTAACTCTTTAAAAGTAATTCAAAAGGTAAACATAACTCGAATGGTTCAATCGGCCATTTATAACCGCTTAGTTGTAAATGAGAAAAAAATATTACCTTACATTGATTCGATGATGGGTGATGATGAAGAACTTCAAGATTTCGTTAGCTCTATGGGGTTAGCATTTCTTCCTTGGTGGTTTTTTTTGTTTAAAAAATCAGCTCTCCGCCAGATGGCAAAAAAAGAGCGCAAAAGAAACCTTATTTATGGAAAAAAATATTATTTTTATTATTTAGTTCAAAAGGTTAATCGATGA